A single genomic interval of Helianthus annuus cultivar XRQ/B chromosome 13, HanXRQr2.0-SUNRISE, whole genome shotgun sequence harbors:
- the LOC110902157 gene encoding transcription factor bHLH104: MPLLYSVNLIANNCSGGVQGDGSVASIAPPETEGVEKECSRKRGRSNSCSKAENKACRERQRRELLNSRFLELSSTLEPDRPATTDKLAILGDAIRVLNQLKSETQDFKEMNEKLSEEIKTLKAEKNELREEKLVLKAEKAKMEQQVKSMTSNIPPPGFMAPHPAAFQAGANKMPVFPGYGYIPMWQYLPPSTCNTSHDHELRPPAA, translated from the exons ATGCCACTACTGTATAGTGTCAATTTAATAGCAAACAATTGTAGCGGTGGAGTCCAAGGTGATGGTTCAGTTGCTAGCATTGCACCACCGGAGACGGAGGGTGTGGAGAAAGAATGCTCAAGAAAAAG GGGACGCAGTAATTCATGCAGCAAGGCTGAGAATAAAGCATGTCGTGAGAGGCAAAGAAGGGAATTATTAAACAGCAG GTTCTTAGAATTAAGCTCTACTTTGGAACCCGACCGGCCTGCCACCACTGATAAATTGGCTATACTTGGAGATGCTATTCGAGTTCTAAATCAGCTCAAATCTGAAACACAGGATTTCAAAGAAATGAATGAGAAACTATCGGAAGAAATTAAAACTCTGAAG GCGGAGAAGAACGAGCTTCGTGAAGAGAAACTTGTATTAAAGGCGGAAAAAGCAAAAATGGAGCAGCAGGTCAAATCCATGACCAGTAATATTCCACCACCTGGATTTATGGCACCACATCCGGCTGCATTTCAGGCTGGAGCGAACAAGATGCCTGTTTTTCCAGGCTACGGTTACATTCCAATGTGGCAGTATTTACCACCATCTACGTGTAATACGTCTCATGATCATGAGCTGAGGCCACCTGCTGCTTAA